CCTGGCGGGCTGCCGGCCGGGCGGCGACTTCGTGCAGTGGTGTGAGGCCCATCTGGACCACGCGGCCGGGCAGGCCGCCTCGGGGCTTCGTCAGGTGCTGGCCGGGGACATGGACACCTTTGTTCAGACACTGGGTGACCCAGGGCACCGCACGGAGCTCAGCGCGACGCGGCTGCCGCACCAGCCCCACGTTCTCGTGACGCTCGAGGACGTCGCCGACCGGGAGGCGCAGGCGACGGCGCAGATCATCGACAACATCCAGGAGGCGTTCTTCGCACTGGACCGGGACTGGCGCGTCACGTACCTGAATGCCCGAGCCGAAGCCCTCCTGGACCGGCCCGCCACCGAACTGCTGGGCCGGAGCCTCTGGGAGACCTTCCCGCACGCCCTCCTCGGGCGGTACCTGGAGCGTTAACTGCTGGTCCTTGCGGCGGGTTACAGGTCCCGGGCAATCTCCCAGACGGTGCCCATCGGGTCCTGGAAGCTCGCGGTCCGGATGCCCCAGGGCCGGTCCATCGGTCCGTTCAGCAGCGTGACGCCCCGGGCGCTCAGTTCCGCGCACCAGGCGTCCACGTCGTCGACCTGCAGCGTGTACACCGCCCGGACCCCGGCGCCGGGGTCGGCGGCCCGGGCTGGCGTGATGAGTTCGTCGGCCTGTCCGATCGCGAGGATGTTGATGAGGGTCCCGCCGAACCGGAAGACCGCGGAGGTTTCGCCCTCGAAATGCACCGGCAGGCCGAAAACGCGCTGGTAGAAGGCGCGGGCGGCAGGGAGGTCCTCGGCGAAGAGGGTGATGGCGAAGATGTGGTCGGTCCAGGTCGGGTCCGTGGTCATGACGCTCCTTGAATCAGCCAGTCCAGGGCGTCCCCGCCCAGGTCGAGAATCGAGATGTGTCCGTCGTCCGGGCTGGTGTGGAGTTCGGCCCGGGGCAGGGCCGCCGCCAGCCAGGCGGCGTGGCGGACCGGCACGATCCGGTCGGCTTCCCCGTGAAGCAGCAGCACGGGGGCCTGGATCTGGCCGGGGGCAAAGCCCCAGGGGCGGACGTACGCCAGGTCGTCGTCGATCATGCCGCCCGGGCCGTGTTCGAGGGCAGGTCCGACGACCGAATGCAGCCACTGCCAGGAGGTCCCGAGCGCCTGGTGGTCCCGTGGGGTGAACATCTCCGGATCGTACCCGCCGCCTGCGAGCACCCCGGCCAGGGCCGCCTCGCCCCGGGTGGCGGCCTCGAGTTCCGCGCGCCCGCCGGGGTACATGCCCTCGAAGTACGCCAGCCCGGGCGCGCCGTGGGGCGCCAGACCGGCGACGCTGACCGCCGCCACGACCTGGCCGGGCAGCAGGGCGGCGCAGGCCAGCGCGTGCGGTCCCCCGCCGGAGTGACCCATCACCGCGAAGCGGTCGAGCTGCAGGTGCCCAGCGATCCAGGCGACGTCCCGCGCGACCTGGGCGACGTTCCGGCCTGGCAGTCGACTGGACCCGCCGTACCCCGGGCGGTCATAACCGAGCCAGCGGACCGGCCAGCCCAGCAGCGGTTCAGGGGGCGCGCCGACGTTGGGGGTGCCGTGGTGCCAGAAGACGGTCAGGGCCGAGGGGTCCGGCGAGCCCGAGTCGTACACCTGCAGGGTTCGCCCGCCTGGCGCCGACAGCGTTCGCGTGATGACCATGTGCTGCTGATCT
This is a stretch of genomic DNA from Deinococcus ficus. It encodes these proteins:
- a CDS encoding PAS domain-containing protein, with translation MDASRPPSSGPTRSRLAVLDHQGHVIAANEAWLLAADDPSPALAGCRPGGDFVQWCEAHLDHAAGQAASGLRQVLAGDMDTFVQTLGDPGHRTELSATRLPHQPHVLVTLEDVADREAQATAQIIDNIQEAFFALDRDWRVTYLNARAEALLDRPATELLGRSLWETFPHALLGRYLER
- a CDS encoding VOC family protein encodes the protein MTTDPTWTDHIFAITLFAEDLPAARAFYQRVFGLPVHFEGETSAVFRFGGTLINILAIGQADELITPARAADPGAGVRAVYTLQVDDVDAWCAELSARGVTLLNGPMDRPWGIRTASFQDPMGTVWEIARDL
- a CDS encoding alpha/beta fold hydrolase, whose translation is MVITRTLSAPGGRTLQVYDSGSPDPSALTVFWHHGTPNVGAPPEPLLGWPVRWLGYDRPGYGGSSRLPGRNVAQVARDVAWIAGHLQLDRFAVMGHSGGGPHALACAALLPGQVVAAVSVAGLAPHGAPGLAYFEGMYPGGRAELEAATRGEAALAGVLAGGGYDPEMFTPRDHQALGTSWQWLHSVVGPALEHGPGGMIDDDLAYVRPWGFAPGQIQAPVLLLHGEADRIVPVRHAAWLAAALPRAELHTSPDDGHISILDLGGDALDWLIQGAS